The Streptococcus pantholopis genome has a segment encoding these proteins:
- a CDS encoding PucR family transcriptional regulator: protein MRLDNIINALVEEKIHIIQFGNLQLNISDMLETTWADLAQDARPGILYSLRGDFAKILKENSAELTLLCQLNKEEALTELCRSFPAATIIVAKDEKHRQQIQRIIEQELHTNYVALERLEEAYHATFAGADFQKLAEIGSRIFDNPVFILDNLGNYIAFPPEAANEATILKEERQHGRISQENLGVLKKLKVDKILQKSGKPYLFDNPILHCKTLVDFIRLNGTVLGRLMIYEKNRSISQGDKIVFMHFAHLVALAFTHDRNYLMNKEAAYSYFLQALVDKDKGSVSISNPQIEDMKLNVLYYKRALVVSFIKPVASENNRLVLAKQLQQLLGNALFMFYENKLVFLVSGHQKNFMQIRTKELLDFCQTAQIRLSASHIFYDFKEFRPMFQQASQVDQMIVKYHLQGHLFSYRYLASLITLDLHRSGRPIFIHPDIIQLFKTDQEKKSHLLLTLAYYILFNQNTNAIADQLWIHANTLRYRIKQIKKILANDLDDWLLLKTYYDSLVQLFQIGDIDDQNLIIKNDLYFL from the coding sequence ATGCGCTTAGATAATATTATCAACGCTTTAGTCGAAGAAAAGATACACATTATTCAGTTTGGCAACCTGCAGCTCAATATCAGTGATATGCTCGAAACAACATGGGCTGACTTGGCTCAAGATGCACGGCCGGGCATTTTGTACAGCTTAAGAGGAGATTTTGCCAAAATTCTAAAGGAGAATTCGGCAGAATTAACCTTACTTTGTCAGTTAAATAAGGAAGAGGCTTTAACAGAACTGTGTCGCTCTTTCCCTGCTGCAACTATTATCGTTGCCAAAGATGAAAAGCACAGACAGCAGATTCAAAGAATCATTGAACAAGAGCTGCATACTAACTATGTTGCCTTGGAACGGTTAGAAGAAGCTTATCATGCTACCTTTGCCGGAGCTGATTTTCAAAAATTGGCGGAAATCGGTTCACGAATTTTTGACAACCCTGTTTTTATTTTAGATAATCTGGGGAACTATATTGCTTTCCCGCCTGAAGCAGCGAATGAAGCAACTATTTTAAAAGAAGAGCGGCAACACGGCCGAATTTCTCAGGAAAATCTGGGCGTGCTTAAAAAATTAAAGGTCGATAAAATCCTTCAGAAAAGCGGCAAACCCTATCTTTTTGACAATCCTATCCTACACTGCAAAACCTTAGTTGATTTTATCCGGTTGAACGGTACAGTCTTAGGTCGGCTGATGATTTATGAAAAAAACCGGTCAATATCACAGGGGGACAAGATTGTGTTTATGCACTTTGCACACCTTGTTGCTCTGGCTTTCACTCACGATCGCAATTATCTGATGAATAAGGAAGCTGCTTACTCTTATTTTTTACAGGCTTTGGTTGATAAAGATAAGGGATCAGTTTCCATCAGCAATCCGCAAATTGAGGATATGAAACTGAATGTTCTTTACTATAAACGCGCTCTGGTCGTCTCCTTTATAAAGCCTGTTGCTTCTGAAAATAACCGGCTGGTTTTGGCTAAACAGCTGCAGCAGCTTCTGGGGAATGCGCTTTTCATGTTTTATGAAAACAAACTGGTCTTCCTTGTTTCCGGCCACCAAAAAAATTTTATGCAGATCCGTACAAAAGAGCTGCTTGATTTTTGTCAGACTGCCCAGATTCGTTTATCCGCCAGTCATATTTTTTACGATTTCAAAGAATTCCGCCCTATGTTCCAGCAGGCAAGTCAAGTTGATCAGATGATTGTAAAATATCATCTGCAGGGTCATCTCTTTTCTTATCGCTATCTTGCCAGTCTCATTACCTTAGATTTGCATCGTTCCGGCCGGCCGATTTTTATTCATCCGGATATCATCCAGCTTTTTAAAACGGATCAAGAAAAAAAGAGCCATTTACTACTGACTTTAGCTTATTATATTTTATTTAATCAAAATACCAATGCCATTGCCGATCAGCTGTGGATCCATGCCAATACACTGCGTTACCGTATTAAACAAATCAAAAAAATCTTAGCCAATGACCTTGACGATTGGCTGCTCTTAAAGACCTATTATGATTCTTTAGTTCAGCTCTTTCAAATCGGTGATATTGATGACCAGAATCTCATTATTAAAAACGATTTATACTTTCTTTAA